In a genomic window of Vigna angularis cultivar LongXiaoDou No.4 chromosome 6, ASM1680809v1, whole genome shotgun sequence:
- the LOC108341344 gene encoding uncharacterized protein LOC108341344, with protein MPSYAKFLKELLRKKRKYIEEETIEVQGNWSAIIQKFLPSKFKDPGSFIIPCTIGNISVGKALIDLGANINLMSLSMFEKIEGLELKPTRMTLQLADISLKYPCGVAEDVLVKVDKFLFPVILGRAYMKTTRFLIDVENGKLKVRVQDEEVNFDVFKAMSHPKDDMECFHLNSLDEICMLKEKNASDTLSLEEILVDTCKELNEKEEELMDECLTDLEEL; from the coding sequence ATGCCttcatatgctaaatttttgaaggagctcctcagaaagaaaaggaagtacATTGAAGAAGAAACCATTGAAGTTCAAGGAAACTGGAGTGCTATCATACAAAAGTTCTTACCCTccaagtttaaagatccaggaagcttcattattccttgcactatagggaatATCTCTGTTGGGAAAGCACTTATTGATTTGGGAGCCAATATTAATCTCATGTCGCTTTCCATGTTTGAAAAGATTGAAGGGTTGGAACTCAAGCCTACTCGGATGACTCTTCAACTTGCAGACATATCTCTGAAATATCCTTGTGGGGTAGCTGAAGATGTGCTTGTGAAGGTAGACAAATTTCTTTTTCCTGTTATTCTTGGGAGAGCTTATATGAAGACAACAagatttttaattgatgtggaaaATGGCAAACTGAAGGTGAGAgtacaagatgaagaagtaaattttgatgtatttAAAGCCATGTCTCACCCAAAAGATGATATGGAATGTTTTCATCTTAATTCTCTTGATGAAATTTgcatgttaaaagaaaaaaacgcAAGTGATACTCTTTCTTTGGAGGAGATACTAGTTGACACTTGTAAAGagttaaatgaaaaagaagaggaacTAATGGATGAGTGCTTGACTGATTTGGAAGAATTATGA